One window of Nitrospirota bacterium genomic DNA carries:
- the sixA gene encoding phosphohistidine phosphatase SixA — translation MILYLVRHGDAKSKNEDPSRGLSDNGIVDVKRVAGHLAGLNVRVERIFHSGKLRAMQTAQIMSDAVGIDHPITETDGLAPMDDPGIWYERICEMKYDAMLVGHLPYLGILSALLLSGSQDNGFVEFETGGVACFERAEDCRWELKWKTGPEEIK, via the coding sequence ATGATCCTTTATCTTGTGCGCCATGGAGATGCAAAAAGCAAAAATGAAGATCCCTCAAGGGGCCTTTCTGATAACGGGATTGTGGATGTTAAGAGGGTTGCAGGGCATCTTGCCGGGTTAAATGTGAGGGTGGAGAGGATATTTCACAGCGGTAAATTAAGGGCTATGCAGACTGCGCAGATAATGTCCGATGCTGTCGGGATTGATCATCCCATCACTGAAACAGACGGGCTTGCCCCTATGGATGACCCCGGGATATGGTATGAACGCATATGCGAGATGAAGTACGACGCTATGCTTGTAGGCCATCTGCCCTATTTGGGTATCCTTTCCGCATTGCTGCTTTCCGGGTCTCAGGATAACGGATTTGTGGAATTTGAGACGGGCGGGGTTGCCTGTTTTGAAAGGGCGGAGGATTGCAGATGGGAGCTGAAGTGGAAGACAGGGCCGGAGGAAATTAAATGA
- the rmuC gene encoding DNA recombination protein RmuC, protein MTMLIILTALIAVVIILLIILITRNPNKKMMQIETQLSSFEKSQERTERALRDEIAKNREETTSNSKQLREEIVNSMTNIANLQKDQLDIFSKQLTALTSSNEDKLSKMRETIEAKLKLIQDDNTKKLDQMRETVDEKLHATLEKRLGESFKQVSERLEQVHKGLGEMQTLAVGVGDLKKVLSNVKTRGILGEIQLGNILEQILTPEQYSKNVATKKGSRENVEFAIKLPGKDDSGEVVYLPLDSKFPLENYHALINAYEHGEIAVIDRFVKLLEDDIKKCAKDIRDKYINPPQTTDFGILFLPIEGLYSEVVRRPTLLEILQRDFKIMIAGPTTLSAFLNSLQMGFRTLVIEKRSSEVWKILGAVKAEFGKFGAILEKTHKQLKTASDTIEDAARKSRTIETKLRKVQELPSQEAVELIGDVDETEKDGVIT, encoded by the coding sequence ATGACGATGCTAATAATATTAACAGCTTTGATTGCGGTTGTAATTATTTTATTGATTATTTTAATTACACGTAATCCTAATAAAAAAATGATGCAGATAGAAACTCAGTTATCATCTTTTGAGAAGAGCCAGGAGAGAACGGAGAGGGCATTAAGGGATGAGATAGCAAAGAACAGGGAAGAGACCACCAGCAATTCGAAACAATTGCGGGAAGAAATAGTGAATAGTATGACTAATATTGCAAACTTACAAAAAGACCAACTTGATATATTCTCAAAACAGCTTACTGCTTTGACGTCTTCTAACGAAGATAAGCTTTCTAAAATGAGAGAAACTATTGAAGCAAAACTGAAACTCATACAGGATGATAACACGAAGAAACTGGATCAAATGAGAGAGACTGTTGATGAAAAACTCCATGCCACACTTGAGAAGCGTTTAGGAGAATCTTTTAAGCAGGTTAGTGAAAGATTGGAACAGGTTCACAAAGGATTAGGGGAAATGCAGACACTTGCTGTTGGAGTCGGTGATTTGAAGAAGGTTTTATCGAATGTAAAAACCAGAGGCATATTGGGCGAAATTCAGCTTGGCAATATTTTGGAGCAGATACTTACGCCGGAGCAATATTCAAAAAATGTAGCCACCAAAAAAGGAAGCAGGGAAAATGTAGAGTTTGCGATTAAGCTTCCGGGGAAAGACGATTCAGGGGAAGTCGTTTATTTGCCTTTGGATTCAAAGTTCCCTCTTGAGAATTATCATGCATTAATTAATGCATATGAACATGGAGAGATTGCTGTAATTGACAGGTTTGTAAAGCTTCTTGAAGATGACATTAAAAAATGCGCCAAAGACATCCGTGATAAATATATTAATCCTCCCCAAACAACCGATTTCGGGATTTTATTTCTTCCGATTGAGGGACTTTACTCCGAGGTTGTCAGAAGACCTACGTTACTTGAAATCTTGCAAAGAGACTTTAAAATAATGATTGCGGGACCAACAACCTTATCCGCATTTTTAAATAGCCTACAAATGGGATTCAGAACATTGGTTATTGAGAAACGTTCAAGCGAAGTATGGAAGATTTTGGGAGCGGTTAAGGCAGAGTTTGGCAAGTTTGGTGCTATTCTTGAGAAGACACATAAACAGTTAAAAACAGCGAGCGATACAATAGAAGATGCAGCAAGAAAATCTCGCACTATTGAGACAAAATTAAGGAAAGTGCAGGAACTTCCTTCACAGGAGGCAGTTGAATTGATAGGTGACGTTGATGAAACTGAAAAAGATGGTGTAATTACATAA
- a CDS encoding integration host factor subunit alpha, with protein MTKADLADKIYETVGLSKKEAAGIVELLFDNMKNILSEGESIKITGFGTFLVRKKSARRGRNPKTGEEIQIEQRRVVTFKPSLQFKSLVEKV; from the coding sequence ATGACAAAAGCTGATTTAGCCGATAAAATATATGAAACAGTAGGCCTTTCCAAAAAAGAAGCTGCAGGTATTGTGGAACTTCTTTTTGATAACATGAAAAATATCCTTTCCGAAGGTGAGTCAATAAAGATAACCGGTTTTGGAACATTTCTTGTCAGAAAGAAAAGCGCCCGCAGAGGCAGAAACCCGAAGACCGGGGAAGAGATACAGATTGAACAGAGAAGAGTTGTAACTTTTAAGCCCAGCCTTCAGTTTAAATCCCTTGTTGAAAAGGTATAG
- a CDS encoding ribosome maturation factor RimP, with product MDIKELEDKVKNMIEPVIDSIGIELDRLSIRKMHGSYLMRVFIDKDNGITIDDCENVSREVEAILDVEDPIPGSYVLEVSSPGLDRPLKGAKDIRKHIGKTARVVINNPIDKQTFFVGKIVQCDDIGVVLLLPKDKEIKIPFENISKARLEVEV from the coding sequence ATGGATATAAAGGAACTGGAAGATAAAGTGAAAAATATGATTGAGCCTGTTATTGACTCAATCGGGATTGAACTTGACCGTCTTTCGATCAGGAAGATGCATGGCAGCTACCTGATGAGGGTATTTATTGATAAGGACAATGGCATTACTATTGACGATTGTGAGAATGTCAGCCGGGAGGTGGAGGCGATTCTTGATGTGGAGGATCCGATTCCGGGCTCGTATGTCCTTGAGGTCTCTTCACCCGGGCTTGACAGGCCTTTAAAAGGAGCAAAAGACATTAGAAAACATATAGGCAAGACTGCAAGGGTTGTGATAAACAACCCTATAGATAAGCAGACTTTTTTTGTCGGGAAGATTGTACAGTGTGATGATATTGGGGTGGTATTGCTTTTGCCCAAGGATAAGGAAATAAAGATACCTTTTGAGAATATCTCGAAGGCAAGACTTGAAGTGGAGGTCTAA
- a CDS encoding MerR family transcriptional regulator — protein sequence MIPDKLFYKIGEVSSIADIESYVLRYWESEFPFLNPRKNKAGQRVYTRKDLETVLKIKNLLYKEKYTIAGVKNKFAKQSDVKSSVSLDTIQSVKKKLKDILKTLK from the coding sequence ATGATTCCGGACAAGCTCTTCTATAAGATCGGCGAGGTGAGCAGCATCGCTGATATCGAGTCTTATGTATTGAGGTACTGGGAATCCGAGTTCCCTTTTCTCAATCCCAGGAAGAATAAGGCCGGCCAAAGAGTATATACCAGGAAAGATCTTGAAACGGTGCTCAAGATAAAGAACCTTTTATATAAAGAAAAATATACAATAGCCGGAGTAAAAAATAAGTTTGCCAAGCAGTCGGATGTGAAAAGTTCTGTATCGTTAGATACAATTCAGAGCGTTAAGAAGAAGCTTAAAGATATCCTTAAGACTCTAAAGTAA
- a CDS encoding tetratricopeptide repeat protein — protein MFLLSFLFFARISHASYFQPDEAETQIKEAAEFISSGKYEDAETSLLKLIERYSSDGRALFLLGRLYLIKGEAVKAEQYLKKAEEAYPLLKDYALKLLADNYVKSREYEKALDAAALIKSSILKKEVMLLRIKSLLALKRDDDARRELHEFVRLYPQEWNYKWMLASLLRERGETEAAVKIYKDIYISASPLSTDASRELKPLKADIFTKREILKRADNFFKNGDYRLAELNYNRALKGFIDPIRKRIKYQIAMCRFRLKDYDRSAALFGTVGSARAKYWQARSLYRADRFGEFVQAVNELRKKYPHDKHYAMALFVYADDFRRKGDVNAATEIYNRITENSPSDAEEALWGIAWMNYSAGNYETALASFIRLSEYKKSKDYNKYIYWKARSIDKLSEKCLNDKSEGVNCPAPGKYLIKDFAPDNSYYGLLIRLNYGVGEMPERADLYTPERPEGESFERIEALALLGMRYEAVNEIGAVLSKSLANRELLYLGYLAKGIDEYKSIIRFAEGADGKDFLPLSYPRAYWDIISRVSESKGIDPYLVEALIREESRFDPAALSWAGAHGLMQLMPATAARMKADAGVVLNDESDLHDAEKNILIGTQYLSFLLKEFSVLPFSIASYNAGENAVRGWMKRYQGRASDEIIEEIPYDETRNYVKKVLRSYWRYRLLYGLDIEGY, from the coding sequence TTGTTTCTACTTTCTTTTTTGTTCTTTGCACGGATCTCTCATGCTTCATACTTTCAGCCTGATGAGGCTGAGACTCAGATAAAAGAGGCTGCCGAATTCATAAGTTCAGGCAAATATGAAGATGCAGAAACATCGCTTCTAAAGCTGATAGAAAGATATTCTTCAGATGGCAGGGCCTTGTTTTTGCTTGGGAGGCTTTACCTGATAAAAGGGGAGGCTGTTAAGGCGGAGCAATATCTGAAGAAGGCAGAAGAGGCATACCCGCTTCTTAAAGATTATGCATTAAAACTTCTTGCCGATAATTATGTCAAGAGCAGGGAATATGAAAAGGCGCTTGATGCGGCAGCTCTGATAAAGAGCAGCATTCTCAAAAAAGAAGTGATGCTTCTCAGGATAAAATCCCTGCTTGCACTAAAAAGGGATGATGATGCGAGGAGAGAACTGCATGAATTTGTCCGTTTATATCCTCAGGAGTGGAATTACAAATGGATGCTTGCATCACTGCTTAGGGAAAGAGGCGAAACAGAAGCAGCTGTAAAGATCTATAAAGACATATATATAAGCGCATCCCCGCTCTCTACTGATGCGAGCAGAGAACTGAAACCTTTAAAGGCTGATATATTTACCAAGAGAGAGATATTAAAAAGGGCTGACAACTTTTTTAAAAATGGCGACTACAGGCTGGCAGAGCTTAATTACAATCGTGCGCTGAAAGGTTTTATAGATCCCATCAGGAAGAGAATAAAATATCAGATCGCTATGTGCCGTTTCAGGCTTAAGGATTATGACAGGTCAGCCGCCCTATTTGGCACAGTAGGATCTGCAAGGGCAAAATACTGGCAGGCAAGGTCTCTTTACAGGGCTGACAGGTTCGGAGAGTTTGTGCAGGCAGTAAATGAACTCCGGAAGAAGTACCCTCATGACAAACACTATGCAATGGCTCTCTTTGTTTACGCCGACGATTTCAGGAGAAAGGGTGATGTGAATGCGGCTACAGAGATTTATAATAGAATAACAGAGAACTCACCGTCAGATGCAGAGGAGGCGTTGTGGGGGATAGCGTGGATGAACTACTCTGCCGGCAATTATGAAACTGCGCTCGCAAGTTTTATCAGGCTCTCTGAATATAAGAAGAGCAAAGATTACAATAAGTACATCTACTGGAAGGCAAGGAGCATTGATAAGCTGTCTGAGAAGTGCCTTAATGATAAATCCGAAGGTGTGAATTGTCCGGCGCCGGGCAAGTATCTCATTAAAGATTTTGCTCCTGATAACAGCTATTACGGTTTGCTGATAAGGTTGAATTACGGTGTTGGAGAGATGCCTGAGAGGGCTGATCTTTACACGCCTGAAAGGCCGGAGGGCGAGAGCTTTGAGAGGATAGAGGCGCTTGCTCTTCTTGGAATGAGGTATGAGGCGGTGAATGAGATTGGTGCGGTTTTATCAAAATCTCTGGCCAACAGGGAGCTGTTATATCTCGGGTATCTGGCGAAGGGCATTGATGAATATAAAAGCATAATCAGATTTGCCGAGGGAGCGGATGGGAAGGATTTTCTCCCTCTGTCATACCCGCGGGCTTACTGGGACATAATAAGCCGTGTATCTGAATCAAAAGGCATAGACCCGTATCTTGTTGAGGCTCTTATCAGGGAAGAGAGCAGATTTGATCCTGCTGCGCTCTCATGGGCAGGGGCGCACGGACTTATGCAGCTTATGCCTGCCACAGCCGCCAGGATGAAGGCGGACGCAGGAGTTGTTCTGAATGACGAGTCAGACCTGCATGATGCCGAGAAGAATATTCTCATTGGGACGCAGTACCTGTCTTTTCTCTTAAAGGAATTCAGCGTATTGCCTTTTTCTATAGCATCCTATAACGCCGGCGAGAACGCGGTAAGAGGATGGATGAAGAGGTATCAAGGAAGGGCCTCTGATGAGATCATAGAGGAGATCCCTTATGATGAGACAAGGAATTATGTAAAAAAGGTCTTGAGGAGTTACTGGCGGTACAGGTTATTATACGGGCTGGATATTGAGGGATATTGA
- a CDS encoding cell division protein ZapA, with product MRSIEVQILGQNYSIKTDEDEAYIKKLAHYVDSKLKEVYSAAPNSNHVKVAIMAALGIADELFKTRDDLESFDKIVEEKTRVLSSLLEE from the coding sequence ATGCGATCAATAGAGGTGCAGATCCTTGGCCAGAACTACTCAATAAAAACAGATGAGGATGAGGCTTATATAAAAAAACTCGCCCACTATGTTGACAGTAAATTAAAAGAGGTCTATAGCGCCGCCCCTAACTCCAATCATGTAAAGGTGGCGATCATGGCTGCCTTGGGCATAGCTGATGAACTCTTCAAAACCAGAGATGATCTGGAATCCTTTGACAAAATAGTTGAGGAGAAGACAAGGGTCTTGTCGAGCCTGCTTGAAGAGTAG
- a CDS encoding ABC transporter ATP-binding protein: MAVEPLIKIKNISKTFSAPGGDLTVLKDVSFEVKRGEMAAIMGPSGAGKSTLLHILGALDRPTSGSLHFEGTDMLSLSNDALAGFRNKTVGFVFQFHHLLPEFNTIENVIMPALIAGLNREAARGKAEEVLKSLGLSKRLLHKPGELSGGEQQRVAVARALMLDPKVVLADEPTGNLDTQTGEELFNLLIELNKKGITFIIVTHNEILASRCGRIINMRDGIVV; the protein is encoded by the coding sequence ATGGCTGTTGAACCACTGATAAAGATAAAAAATATATCTAAAACTTTTTCCGCGCCCGGCGGAGACCTGACTGTTTTAAAGGATGTCAGTTTTGAAGTGAAACGCGGCGAGATGGCCGCTATCATGGGCCCTTCAGGCGCAGGAAAGAGCACACTTCTTCATATACTCGGCGCGTTGGACAGGCCTACTTCAGGGAGCCTGCATTTCGAAGGGACTGACATGCTCTCACTTTCAAATGATGCATTAGCCGGATTCAGGAATAAAACCGTTGGTTTTGTATTTCAGTTTCACCATCTCCTGCCTGAGTTCAATACTATTGAAAATGTAATAATGCCTGCGCTCATCGCAGGGCTTAATCGTGAAGCAGCAAGGGGGAAAGCAGAAGAAGTTTTAAAATCCCTGGGCCTCTCCAAAAGGCTGCTACATAAGCCTGGAGAGCTTTCTGGTGGAGAGCAGCAGAGAGTTGCCGTTGCAAGAGCGCTCATGCTCGACCCGAAGGTTGTGCTTGCCGATGAGCCGACAGGCAATCTTGACACCCAGACCGGTGAGGAGTTATTCAATCTCTTAATTGAACTTAACAAAAAAGGCATCACATTCATTATCGTCACTCATAATGAGATCCTCGCTTCAAGATGCGGAAGGATTATTAATATGAGGGACGGTATTGTTGTTTGA
- a CDS encoding lipoprotein-releasing ABC transporter permease subunit — translation MNLPYQFFIAIRYFRSKKKSRGISLNTLISIGGVALGVMALIIVLSVMEGFQKDLQEKILGVNAHIVVQSYDGRISDHDSMMKTIRSDADVVSSSPYIYGQVMLRSGDRVNGVILKGIDPALEAKTTDVLNSLKEGSLAGLKEGRDVPEIIIGMELLRTLGAFVGDEIEMISPVSEVGPLGMIPRMKKFRIGGAFRVGMFEYDSGLAFINIKDAQKFLSYGSSVTGIEVRVNDIYKAEGIAERIGDSLNRPGTGNADERIPSIKYYAWDWIRMNRNLFSALKLEKIVMFIILTLVILVASFNIVSNLIMIVIEKSREIAILKAVGATSAGIMFIFMIHGLIIGLLGTAFGVAGGYIVCQMLKTYKFISLPADVYYLSYLPVRMELFDFLIVPAAAILISFLATIYPSWQAAKLHPVEPLRYE, via the coding sequence ATGAACCTTCCTTATCAGTTCTTCATAGCGATCCGCTACTTCAGAAGCAAGAAAAAGAGCCGGGGGATATCGTTAAACACTTTAATATCCATCGGAGGAGTTGCGTTAGGCGTAATGGCGCTGATAATCGTCCTTTCCGTCATGGAGGGATTTCAGAAGGATCTTCAGGAAAAGATACTCGGCGTCAATGCGCATATAGTTGTGCAGAGTTATGACGGCAGGATATCTGATCATGATTCCATGATGAAGACCATAAGGTCTGATGCTGATGTCGTGTCATCTTCCCCGTATATCTACGGCCAGGTCATGCTAAGGTCAGGCGACAGAGTGAACGGTGTTATCTTAAAGGGCATTGATCCGGCGCTTGAGGCGAAGACAACGGATGTGCTGAACAGCCTTAAAGAAGGGAGTTTGGCAGGCCTTAAGGAAGGCAGGGATGTTCCAGAGATAATAATAGGCATGGAGCTTCTCAGGACGCTTGGAGCATTTGTGGGCGATGAGATAGAGATGATATCGCCTGTAAGCGAGGTCGGGCCGCTCGGCATGATCCCCAGGATGAAGAAGTTCCGCATCGGCGGAGCCTTCAGGGTCGGGATGTTCGAGTATGATTCAGGACTTGCTTTTATCAATATCAAAGATGCGCAGAAGTTCCTCAGCTATGGAAGTTCGGTCACGGGAATAGAGGTGCGAGTCAATGATATTTATAAAGCTGAAGGGATAGCGGAAAGGATCGGCGATTCTCTCAACAGGCCGGGGACAGGGAATGCGGATGAAAGGATCCCTTCAATAAAGTATTATGCATGGGATTGGATACGTATGAACAGGAACCTTTTTTCAGCACTGAAGCTTGAGAAGATAGTGATGTTCATAATACTCACACTTGTGATACTCGTCGCATCGTTTAATATAGTCAGCAATCTGATAATGATCGTCATTGAAAAGTCGAGAGAGATAGCTATCCTGAAGGCTGTTGGCGCTACGTCCGCGGGTATCATGTTCATCTTCATGATCCACGGCCTGATCATCGGTCTTCTTGGCACTGCCTTTGGTGTTGCCGGAGGTTATATCGTATGCCAGATGCTTAAGACCTATAAGTTCATCAGCCTGCCTGCTGATGTCTACTATCTCAGCTATCTTCCTGTGAGGATGGAACTGTTTGATTTTCTTATCGTGCCTGCGGCAGCGATACTGATAAGTTTTCTTGCGACTATCTATCCTTCCTGGCAGGCTGCAAAGCTTCACCCTGTAGAACCGCTCAGGTATGAATAA
- the lysS gene encoding lysine--tRNA ligase, whose protein sequence is MEEHNVLIQERLRKLQKLKDSGIDPYGGPFAVKDKAADIHSAYAGKSKDELLQEETNCTIAGRIVAFRGFGKAAFAHIQDTTGRIQVYFKKEVLGESYDLLKNMDIGDIAGLSGTLFKTKTDELTIEVKSFSLLCKSLRPLPEKWHGLKDIEIRYRQRYVDLIVNPAVKDVFIKRSMLIKALRDFFDSRDFIEVETPMMHQIPGGAAANPFITHHKALGIDLYLRIAPELYLKRLLVGGYDRVYEINKNFRNEGISKKHNPEFTMLEFYISYADYRYLMDFTEELITLLCKKVNGALKVPHGDDGSETIDFTPPWPRMTIMEAMEKEGVAPAVFSSIEKARAFASANNIGFDKNASHGKILDEIFKEKVEWKLIQPTFITDYPVELSPLAKRKKENPDLVERFELFVAGREIANAFSELNDPADQKQRFLEQVEAREKGDDEANHMDEDYVRALEYGMPPAAGEGIGIDRLLMVLTNSQSIRDVILFPQMKPEQQQGQE, encoded by the coding sequence ATGGAAGAACATAACGTATTGATACAGGAGAGGCTCAGGAAGCTTCAGAAGCTTAAGGATTCAGGGATAGATCCTTACGGAGGCCCTTTTGCCGTAAAGGACAAGGCTGCGGATATCCATTCAGCCTATGCGGGTAAAAGCAAGGATGAACTGCTGCAGGAGGAGACCAATTGCACTATAGCTGGCCGCATCGTGGCGTTCAGGGGGTTCGGCAAGGCTGCCTTTGCCCACATACAGGATACGACAGGAAGGATACAGGTCTATTTTAAGAAGGAGGTTCTGGGTGAAAGTTATGACCTGCTGAAGAATATGGACATTGGCGATATAGCAGGTTTAAGCGGAACCCTCTTTAAAACGAAGACCGATGAACTTACTATAGAGGTGAAGAGCTTTTCCCTGCTCTGCAAATCACTGCGCCCCTTGCCTGAGAAATGGCACGGGCTTAAAGATATCGAGATAAGGTACAGGCAGCGGTATGTCGACCTTATCGTTAACCCTGCTGTGAAGGATGTCTTTATAAAGCGCAGCATGCTGATAAAGGCGCTCAGGGACTTTTTTGATTCCAGGGATTTCATAGAGGTTGAGACTCCGATGATGCATCAGATCCCCGGAGGGGCTGCTGCAAATCCGTTCATCACGCATCATAAAGCTTTAGGCATAGATCTTTATCTGAGGATCGCTCCGGAGCTTTATCTCAAGCGGCTCCTTGTCGGCGGGTATGACAGGGTATATGAGATAAATAAGAACTTCAGGAATGAGGGCATTTCAAAAAAACACAACCCTGAATTTACAATGCTTGAGTTTTATATATCTTATGCTGATTACAGATATCTTATGGACTTTACCGAAGAGCTGATCACTCTTCTCTGTAAAAAGGTCAATGGGGCTTTAAAGGTGCCGCATGGGGATGACGGCAGTGAGACGATAGACTTTACGCCTCCGTGGCCGAGGATGACTATTATGGAGGCGATGGAGAAGGAAGGCGTTGCTCCGGCAGTATTCAGCAGCATTGAGAAAGCCAGAGCTTTTGCATCTGCCAATAATATCGGTTTCGACAAGAATGCCTCGCATGGGAAGATATTAGATGAGATATTCAAAGAGAAGGTTGAGTGGAAGCTCATTCAGCCGACCTTTATAACAGACTATCCTGTTGAGCTCTCTCCGCTTGCAAAGAGAAAGAAAGAGAACCCTGACCTGGTGGAGAGGTTCGAGCTCTTTGTTGCAGGAAGGGAGATCGCAAATGCCTTTTCAGAACTCAATGACCCGGCCGACCAGAAGCAGAGGTTCCTTGAGCAGGTCGAGGCAAGAGAGAAGGGCGATGATGAGGCAAACCATATGGATGAGGATTATGTCCGGGCGCTTGAATACGGGATGCCGCCTGCCGCAGGAGAGGGGATCGGGATCGACAGGCTTCTCATGGTGCTGACAAACTCCCAGTCGATACGGGACGTGATACTATTCCCTCAGATGAAACCGGAACAGCAGCAAGGCCAGGAATAA
- a CDS encoding deoxyguanosinetriphosphate triphosphohydrolase has translation MSIRQQTEDIEKQILHPKAMLSSKSRGRKKKEREGEIRTCFQRDRDRIIHSKSFRRLKHKTQVFLAPRGDHYRTRLTHTLEVSQIARTIARALRLNEDLTEAIALGHDLGHTPFGHAGEDVLRDIYPGGFKHYKQSLRVVDVLERNGQGLNLTYEVRDGIVKHSKGKGDIFSPGSKSTLEGQIVRVSDIIAYVNHDLDDAVRAGVLKRSSIPSGFLKIGDTQAKRINTMVKDLIYSSLDSDLEFIQMSPGINDITYALRDFLYENVYEGEIAKKEFKKARKILLDLYEYYMEHTEEVFNEYPKDITRNKKRMVCDFIAGMTDRFALMMYEKHFMPQPWMVF, from the coding sequence ATGTCTATCCGCCAGCAGACAGAAGATATAGAGAAACAGATTCTCCATCCAAAGGCCATGCTGAGTTCAAAGAGCAGGGGGAGGAAGAAGAAAGAGAGAGAAGGCGAGATCAGGACATGCTTTCAGAGGGACAGGGACAGGATCATTCACTCCAAGTCTTTTAGGAGGCTGAAGCACAAGACGCAGGTCTTTCTGGCTCCGAGAGGCGATCACTACAGGACGCGCCTTACCCACACACTCGAAGTTTCCCAGATAGCCCGGACAATTGCCAGAGCTCTCAGGCTCAATGAAGACCTGACCGAAGCTATCGCGCTTGGGCACGATCTCGGGCATACTCCTTTCGGGCATGCTGGAGAGGATGTATTGCGTGATATATATCCGGGTGGGTTCAAGCATTACAAACAGAGCCTCAGGGTTGTTGATGTCCTTGAACGCAACGGGCAGGGACTTAACCTCACTTATGAAGTCAGGGACGGCATAGTTAAGCACTCAAAGGGCAAGGGTGATATATTCTCACCCGGCAGTAAGAGCACGCTTGAAGGCCAGATAGTCAGGGTGTCGGATATAATCGCATATGTTAACCATGACCTTGATGATGCTGTGAGAGCCGGTGTCCTGAAACGTTCCAGCATTCCTTCAGGTTTTCTTAAGATAGGCGACACGCAGGCTAAAAGGATCAATACCATGGTGAAGGATCTGATATACTCATCGCTTGATTCAGATCTTGAATTTATCCAGATGAGCCCGGGCATTAACGATATCACTTATGCTCTAAGAGATTTTCTGTATGAAAATGTTTATGAAGGCGAGATAGCAAAAAAGGAGTTTAAAAAGGCACGAAAGATACTGCTTGACCTTTACGAATATTACATGGAGCATACAGAAGAGGTTTTTAATGAATATCCAAAAGATATAACCAGAAATAAAAAGAGAATGGTTTGTGATTTTATTGCCGGTATGACTGACAGGTTTGCCCTTATGATGTATGAGAAGCACTTTATGCCGCAGCCGTGGATGGTCTTTTGA